The Sulfobacillus thermosulfidooxidans genome segment TGTTCCACGTCACGGGCTGAGTCGTCCAGGTCACGGCGACGGGCCGAAATAATTGAATCACCCATGACGGTTGTTCTGGATACATTTCCTGAATCAATTGATGGGTATGGATGGTCACGCTCCAAGGGAAAATCTGTAAGACGGCTGATAAAAGCCACCATCCCCCATAGCCCAACCACAAAAGATAGCGTGAATGTAAGACTGTCGGTTTTTCACTATGGATAGTAAATAAAATAATGACTTTCGCACCGATGACGAAAAACAAAAATAAAGCGACATCAATTAAGCTTTGATAATAGTTGGTGACTAAAGACATCGACTGGGCATCTCCTCGACCTTTTTAGCCAGGATACCCCGCATGTCTAGGATTCATTCCCCAATGGGCACGATTTCCGCATCCCCCCAAAGGCGTTCCAAATCATAATAACGGCGCTCTTCATCGGTAAAGATGTGAACCACCACCGCCCCGTAATCCAATAACACCCAGTGCGCTTTATCGCCCCCTACCCGCTGAATCAAAGGAACCTGAGCCATAGCTAATGCCTCTTCAATATGATCGGCTAACGCCGCTACTTGAATCACGGTATGCCCGGAGACAATCACGAAATAATCCGCCACTAATGTCACTTGCCGCATGTCTAAAACGACAACATTTTCACCCTTGCGTTCTATCGCCGTCTTGGCAGCTAATTCTGCCCATTTCCGAGTGTCCTCAGGAATAATCTATCCCTCCTCATAGTTCTTCCGATATCCAAAACCATTGCCTGATTGCTTATCACCTGGCGTTTAGTGCGGTCAACCCAAAGACTCCAGGGTTTTGAGCATCAGGGGATGCGGTTTTAAACGGCGGGATTGAAGATATTGCATCGTTTCTTTCAATAACAAAATATAGGCGTCGTCCAATGATTGTTCTTTCGCCACCTGCTCGATTCTTGCCCGGGCATCAAATTTTCTTCCGGGCTCGACCCCATCTGCAATAAATAAAGCTTTCGCTAACGGGGAAAGATCGGGTGCCGCTGTGGTGTGATAACGGATGGCTTCCCAGACCTCGGGTCCTCCCAAATTTTCCTGTTGCAACCACGCCGCGGCCACAGGGCCGTGAAGCAAAAGAGGTTCCTCCTCTTCAGGAGCGTCAATGGGCAATCCCAGACGTCGGGCTTCAAGGCGCAGAGCATCGCGCGACATTTCCCGGGCAAGGTCATGCCCCAAAGCCGACAGTCGAGCATCTTCTGCAGGCAAATGATAAATCTGAGCCAATTCCTCCATCAATTGGGCGACGCGCCAAATATGCTTTTGCCGGTGTGTTGTTAACTGAGACAAGCGATCCTCTAAAAATCCCATGATATCACCTGCTCGTCATTCTACCCCAATTTGAGCTCCAGCCCAAGATGAAAGGCAAAATGGCAAAGCTGAAGCGATTTGTCTTCAGCTTTGCCGAACCATTTAATTAATACCGGTTCTGACGGGGACGGGCTTCATTGACAATGATGTCACGGCCATTTAACTGCGTACCGTTCATAGCCTCAACAGCACGGTCCACATCCTCATCCGCTACTTCAACAAATCCAAACCCCCGTGAACGTCCCGTCTCACGGTCCATAATAATTCGAGCACTAATGACATGAGCGTGTTGGGCAAAGGCTTGAGCCAATTCTTCTTCGGTTGTTGCCCATGGTAAGTTACCGACATATAATGTTTTCGACATTGTTTTTCCTCCCTGTATATCAACAAAGGTACCTGACCAGGGACCCAGGCACCCGGAATACCTCACTCAAGGAAAACCGACCCCGTGATGCTGGGAAACCTCTGACGATCAAGTGGTATTATGAACGGCTCAACAAGGAAACATGCGAACAGCCTTATGGGCCATGTTCGTATAAGTGATTTTTCTCGATATAATGCTCGACAGCCTCAGGCACGAGATATTTTATCGACAATCCCAAACGCAACCGTTCCCGAACCTGACTCGATGAAATGGCTAGCGCCGGCACTTCTAATTGATGGATCCGTTGCACTTTTTCTTCGCCAAGCTCACGAGCCAGGGCATGAATGCGTGACAACGAGTAGCCCGGTCGGCTTGCGGCAATAAGGTGAGCATACCGAAAAATATCCTCAGGATAATGCCACGAGGCGATTTCGAGAATAGCATCGGCCCCACTAATGAAGTACCAATCGACATCGGGATCTAGCCGGTGAAAATAGGCAAGAGTTTCACTGGTATAGGATGGGCCTTGACGATCAATTTCCACTCGAGATAACTCAAAATGCATATTAGGAGCAATCGCCAGAAATGTCATCAAGAACCGGTGTTCCGCACTCGCCAGCACCGAAGGCGGTTTGTGCGGAGGCTGCCCAGAAGGGATAAAAATGACCCGATCCAAATGGAATGCATCCCGGGCTGCTTCCGCAGTCACCAGGTGTCCGTAATGAATCGGGTTAAACGTTCCTCCCATAAGCCCTATGGCTCGTGTCTCTTTACCCATTCTTCACTATGAATTCGCGGTCCGTTGGCAAATTCCTGCTACCGCCCAAGTAAACCGCAAATTTCCTCCAACTAGTACTGTCATTCTAACACGAGTTCTCCTTCTCTCCAATAAAATGTGCCTTCTCCCACCCTGACCGCCGAACCATCGGGCACCTGTTGGCGTCGTAATAAATTTTCCACCCCTCGCCGCCGTAAATATTCGAGAAAATATTCTTCAGCATCGTGATTACCCCATAGCGTCATTCCTGCACGTTCTTCCACGTCCCCCACCACGCGTACGCCCTCTTCACAAGGTTCCAGGGCAAATCCGCGGACAACGGGTTTAATTACGGGTTCTGGTTTTTGAAACACGGGTTTAGGCGTTTCATCCAAAATTTTGCGCACTTCCCACATCAACGCATCAATGCCCTCCCGGGTCAGCGAGGAAATAGGCCACACTTTTAAGGGGGCAACGTATTCTTGTAATCGTTGAAGATTCTCAGGGCTCCCTGGCAGGTCGATTTTTGTCCCGACAATAAGGCGGGGTCTAGCAGCCAAATCCGGGGAAAACGCTTCGAGTTCATGGCGAATAATCCGGAAGTCATTCACCGGATCGTGACCGCTTTGCGGATCCATATCGACTAGATGCAATAACACGCGGGTACGATTTAAATGGCGCAGAAAAGTGTCTCCAAGTCCTTGACCTTGATGAGCCCCTTCAATTAGTCCGGGTACATCGGCAACCACAAACGGATCCCCATATTGACTGACCACTCCCAAATTTGGCACAAGAGTTGTAAATGGATAGTCCGCAATTTTGGGCTTGGCTGCAGAAATCACTGAAATCAAGGTCGATTTGCCCGCATTAGGGAATCCTACCAGTCCCACATCGGCCAGTAAATTGAGTTCCAAGGTAACCCAAAGTGCCTCACCTGCCTGGCCGCGTTCTGCCACTCGCGGCGCCCGGTGCCGCGAGGACGCGAAATGCGAATTACCTTTACCCCCACGCCCGCCACGCGCAATAACCGCCCGTTGTCCCGGTTCTGTCAAATCCGCAATGAGTTCGCCCTCCTCCGAACGGACAATCGTGCCGGGGGGCACGCGCACAATAATATCCTCGCCGTCTCGTCCATACATATTATTGGTGCCGCCCGGTTCTCCATCTTGGGCGCGATAATGCTTTTGATGACGAAAATCCATAAGCGTGTTTAGTCCTGGATCGACTTCAAAAATCACACTGCCGCCTTTACCCCCGTCACCGCCAGCCGGTCCTCCATTGGGCACAAATTTCTCCCGCCTAAAGGCTACAGCGCCGTTTCCCCCTTTACCGGCCTGGACAAAAATTTTTACTTCATCGACAAACATGTCTTCGTCCCCCCTTTACCGATGACCCCATGATGCTGTAATCATGCCCTGTTGGCGATTCCACCGGACGCCTTTAATGTGCTTACGGGGAAAAGCTTTCATGCCCTTTTCGTCAACTTCCACCGTAAACCGGCCCGGTTCGAACCGCACCACGATGGTGCCTTTGGCCAATGGGATGACACAACGTAACACGGTCCGTAATTTCCATAGCATCATGTAAGTACCTGCAATATGTTCTGGATTTTCCCAGAGAATCATGTTACCGAGAGATTCCGCATAGGCGTCTAAGGCAATCATTTGATACGTCCATCTCAAAGGCAAGCCCCGAAATATCCCGGGATGAACGCTCGCTAATGCATGATCCATGAGATATTTGTCAGCCCGTTCATTTTGGCCCAATTGCAACCATCCGCTGATCACTTGCAAATGGTTAGCATAACGATGCCGGTATCGCCGGATAATTTCGACGGCTTGAGCTTGGCTAGCGAGACGCACCCAAATACTGAGATATAAAGCAAAAAAGATGAGAAAAATAATACGCCAGAAGTGGGTACTCAAATACACGCCCACTCCCAGCGCAATAAGAATAATGAACCGCATGGCTAGGCCATACACACCAATAAACCCCTTCGAACCGCCCTTAACCCTCATTGACGGGCAAGATGCGCACTTCGCGCCGATCATGCCCTTTCCGGACAAAAGCTACCGTTCCGTCAACTTTGGCATAGAGCGTGAAGTCACGGCCCATTCCCACGTTCGTTCCGGGATGGAACTTTGAACCCCGTTGACGAACAATAATACTTCCGGCAGTGACTAACTGCCCTTGATGACGCTTGACGCCCAACATCTTGGGCTTGGAGTCACGGCCGTTGCGGGAGCTACCGCCTCCCTTTTTATGAGCAAAGAGTTGTAAACGCATGCTAATCCCTCCCTCGTGATCTGTGGCGATTTATCGTGTGCTCATGATATTGCACAAATTTGGGTTCGGTATTGGCCAAATCTTGCAATCCTAAACAAAAGGTATCAATTATCGCTTGGGCAGCCTCTGATGGGTCTTCATGAAATACCATGCTGAGATCGCCTTCATCTAAATGGTAATCCATCGTGATGGGGGCAATCCGTG includes the following:
- a CDS encoding ribosomal-processing cysteine protease Prp → MIKVKIGRDTRGVVQEITITGHAGQGPYGHDIVCAAVSALSETLVLGLTRIAPITMDYHLDEGDLSMVFHEDPSEAAQAIIDTFCLGLQDLANTEPKFVQYHEHTINRHRSRGRD
- a CDS encoding Spo0B domain-containing protein, with amino-acid sequence MRFIILIALGVGVYLSTHFWRIIFLIFFALYLSIWVRLASQAQAVEIIRRYRHRYANHLQVISGWLQLGQNERADKYLMDHALASVHPGIFRGLPLRWTYQMIALDAYAESLGNMILWENPEHIAGTYMMLWKLRTVLRCVIPLAKGTIVVRFEPGRFTVEVDEKGMKAFPRKHIKGVRWNRQQGMITASWGHR
- the obgE gene encoding GTPase ObgE; protein product: MFVDEVKIFVQAGKGGNGAVAFRREKFVPNGGPAGGDGGKGGSVIFEVDPGLNTLMDFRHQKHYRAQDGEPGGTNNMYGRDGEDIIVRVPPGTIVRSEEGELIADLTEPGQRAVIARGGRGGKGNSHFASSRHRAPRVAERGQAGEALWVTLELNLLADVGLVGFPNAGKSTLISVISAAKPKIADYPFTTLVPNLGVVSQYGDPFVVADVPGLIEGAHQGQGLGDTFLRHLNRTRVLLHLVDMDPQSGHDPVNDFRIIRHELEAFSPDLAARPRLIVGTKIDLPGSPENLQRLQEYVAPLKVWPISSLTREGIDALMWEVRKILDETPKPVFQKPEPVIKPVVRGFALEPCEEGVRVVGDVEERAGMTLWGNHDAEEYFLEYLRRRGVENLLRRQQVPDGSAVRVGEGTFYWREGELVLE
- the nadD gene encoding nicotinate-nucleotide adenylyltransferase encodes the protein MGKETRAIGLMGGTFNPIHYGHLVTAEAARDAFHLDRVIFIPSGQPPHKPPSVLASAEHRFLMTFLAIAPNMHFELSRVEIDRQGPSYTSETLAYFHRLDPDVDWYFISGADAILEIASWHYPEDIFRYAHLIAASRPGYSLSRIHALARELGEEKVQRIHQLEVPALAISSSQVRERLRLGLSIKYLVPEAVEHYIEKNHLYEHGP
- a CDS encoding RNA recognition motif domain-containing protein, translated to MSKTLYVGNLPWATTEEELAQAFAQHAHVISARIIMDRETGRSRGFGFVEVADEDVDRAVEAMNGTQLNGRDIIVNEARPRQNRY
- the rpmA gene encoding 50S ribosomal protein L27; protein product: MRLQLFAHKKGGGSSRNGRDSKPKMLGVKRHQGQLVTAGSIIVRQRGSKFHPGTNVGMGRDFTLYAKVDGTVAFVRKGHDRREVRILPVNEG
- the yqeK gene encoding bis(5'-nucleosyl)-tetraphosphatase (symmetrical) YqeK; translated protein: MGFLEDRLSQLTTHRQKHIWRVAQLMEELAQIYHLPAEDARLSALGHDLAREMSRDALRLEARRLGLPIDAPEEEEPLLLHGPVAAAWLQQENLGGPEVWEAIRYHTTAAPDLSPLAKALFIADGVEPGRKFDARARIEQVAKEQSLDDAYILLLKETMQYLQSRRLKPHPLMLKTLESLG
- the rsfS gene encoding ribosome silencing factor; protein product: MIPEDTRKWAELAAKTAIERKGENVVVLDMRQVTLVADYFVIVSGHTVIQVAALADHIEEALAMAQVPLIQRVGGDKAHWVLLDYGAVVVHIFTDEERRYYDLERLWGDAEIVPIGE